One genomic window of Acomys russatus chromosome 29, mAcoRus1.1, whole genome shotgun sequence includes the following:
- the Themis2 gene encoding protein THEMIS2, which yields MEPVPLQDFVRGLDPTSLPRVLRVCSGVYFEGSVYELFGNECCLSTGDLIKVTHVHLQEVVCEDPETGQSLELSLKFTGLFSPLTSRQSYRTLEDLISAMPQNATQWPIFFKSTQRIVTEASVVPEDQLLRLEAVEMHHGTRYARCALPSKTQEATLYLPLSQKGPFWRCKPGAPQTILQILQDPAMTDLQFTCPSLPWRSVILKPQYMLQAIMHMRSTIVKIPSTLEVEVEDVTSSSQHVHFIKPLLLSEILARGGPFPLSTEILEVPEGPTMLLSPWVGSLHKGQRLCIYGPASPPWRVVASSKSRKVPRYFILSGAYQGKLRRRPREFSTAYDLLGALQPGRPLRVVATKDCDANEEEHPEFSFLSVGDRLEVLRSGQVCGTQGQDIDVLICQRLNEQAGEEEDELEEEEEEADEDKEQILLPFYLSGGFVEEVNDSRRYTLADLTAQFSLPCEVKVVAKDPCHPSDPLVSFPGLRLEEKLTEPFLVVGLDSQPESGFEIPPRWLDLTVVETEGQPGQGAGPLSVATVEELSESFYYSLRKLPASESQAPPPRPPKSLGISKPKQSKNNYQEGDLKPQVVGPEQTCPLPELKGKTLENLPKNKSNVYNKISVKKKPSPQIQDSVLGMKPKSSSTLSKTSTTESHLPPDPDMADHDYEEI from the exons ATGGAGCCCGTGCCGCTGCAGGACTTCGTGAGAGGCCTGGACCCCACCTCCCTCCCGCGAGTGCTGCGGGTCTGCTCCGGAGTCTACTTTGAAG GTTCCGTCTATGAGCTCTTTGGGAATGAGTGCTGCCTCTCCACGGGGGACCTGATCAAGGTCACCCATGTTCACCTCCAGGAGGTAGTGTGTGAGGACCCAGAGACGGGTCAGAGCTTGGAGctcagcctcaaattcacag GTCTCTTCAGCCCACTCACCAGCCGGCAGAGCTACAGAACCCTGGAGGACCTCATTTCTGCCATGCCTCAGAACGCCACACAATGGCCCATCTTCTTCAAGTCAACTCAGAGAATTGTCACAGAGGCCAGTGTGGTGCCTGAGGACCAGCTCCTCAGGCTCGAGGCTGTGGAAATGCACCACGGAACCCGCTATGCCCGCTGCGCCCTGCCATCAAAGACCCAGGAGGCCACCCTTTACCTGCCCCTTTCTCAGAAGGGACCCTTCTGGAGATGCAAGCCCGGTGCCCCACAAACCATCCTCCAGATCCTGCAGGACCCTGCTATGACGGACCTTCAGTTTACCTGCCCTAGCCTACCCTGGCGCTCTGTGATCCTAAAGCCCCAGTATATGCTCCAAGCCATCATGCACA TGCGCAGCACCATCGTCAAGATCCCGTCTACCCTGGAGGTGGAAGTAGAAGATGTCACCAGCTCCTCCCAGCACGTCCACTTCATCAAACCCCTGCTGCTGAGTGAAATCCTGGCCCGGGGAGGCCCCTTCCCTCTGTCCACGGAGATCCTGGAGGTTCCTGAGGGACCAACCATGTTGCTCAGCCCATGGGTGGGATCTCTCCACAAAGGCCAGAGGCTCTGCATCTATGGCCCAGCCTCACCACCCTGGAGGGTTGTGGCCTCAAGCAAGAGCCGGAAAGTGCCCAGATACTTCATCCTCTCTGGGGCCTACCAGGGCAAGCTCAGGAGGAGGCCAAGAGAGTTCTCCACGGCCTATGACCTGTTGGGCGCTCTCCAGCCAGGCAGGCCCCTCCGGGTGGTGGCCACAAAAGACTGCGATGCGAACGAGGAGGAGCATCCTGAGTTCTCTTTCCTGTCCGTGGGTGATCGGCTGGAGGTGCTGAGGTCAGGCCAGGTCTGTGGGACCCAAGGGCAGGACATAGATGTCCTGATTTGTCAGCGGCTGAATGAGCAGGCCGGGGAGGAAGAGGACgagttggaggaagaagaggaggaggcagatgaGGACAAAGAACAGATTTTGCTACCCTTCTACCTCTCTGGTGGCTTTGTGGAGGAGGTCAATGACAGCCGGCGCTATACTCTAGCGGACCTCACAGCCCAGTTCTCCCTGCCCTGTGAGGTTAAGGTGGTGGCCAAGGATCCCTGTCACCCCTCTGATCCTCTGGTTTCCTTCCCGGGCCTGCGGCTGGAGGAGAAGCTCACAGAACCCTTTTTGGTGGTAGGCCTAGACTCCCAGCCAGAATCGGGCTTTGAGATCCCTCCCCGGTGGCTGGACCTGACTGTGGTGGAGACTGAGGGCCAGCCAGGCCAGGGGGCTGGGCCACTATCTGTTGCTACAGTGGAGGAACTGTCGGAATCCTTTTACTACAGCCTCCGGAAGCTGCCAGCCTCCGAGAGCCAGGCTCCCCCACCTCGGCCCCCAAAGAGCCTGGGCATCAGCAAGCCGAAGCAGAGCAAAAACAACTATCAGGAAGGTGATTTAAAG CCTCAAGTTGTAGGACCAGAGCAAACCTGCCCACTGCCTGAACTCAAAGGGAAGACCTTGGAAAACCTCCCCAAGAACAAATCCAATGTCTACAACAAGATTTCTGTCAAGAAGAAACCCAGTCCCCAAATACAGGATTCAG tgcTGGGTATGAAACCCAAATCCTCG